The following are encoded in a window of Castanea sativa cultivar Marrone di Chiusa Pesio chromosome 5, ASM4071231v1 genomic DNA:
- the LOC142634561 gene encoding uncharacterized protein LOC142634561, which translates to MAEIYQDEVEKVGIMSSGMCYTDDQKEEQLKKIGRNVFDLIVPEKAQDMRLFMNLSIYKNSPFKLIPNFFLMGFVQTICKKNRKEKLELAEHMLSQKADPNLPILTKKTLLIWGEKDNIFPVFLAHQLQRHLGPESRLAVLKDSGHAVNIDSPNMVNELIKSFVLG; encoded by the exons ATGGCTGAAATTTATCAAGATGAGGTGGAGAAGGTTGGGATTATGAGCTCTGGTATGTGTTACACTGATGACCAAAAGGAGGAGCAGTTGAAGAAGATAGGAAGGAATGTGTTTGATCTTATAGTGCCAGAGAAAGCACAAGATATGAGGCTCTTCATGAACTTGTCTATATACAAGAATAGTCCATTCAAATTGATACCAAATTTTTTCCTGATGGGGTTTGTCCAA ACAATATGTAAGAAGAATAGGAAGGAGAAATTAGAGCTGGCAGAGCACATGCTATCTCAAAAGGCAGATCCAAACCTTCCCATTCTAACTAAG AAAACGCTGCTAATTTGGGGTGAGAAGGATAATATCTTTCCAGTATTCCTGGCCCATCAATTGCAAAG GCACTTGGGACCAGAATCAAGGTTAGCAGTACTCAAGGACAGTGGTCATGCAGTTAATATTGATTCGCCTAATATGGTGAATGAATTGATAAAATCATTTGTTTTGGGTTGA